Proteins from one Faecalibacterium sp. I3-3-33 genomic window:
- a CDS encoding amino acid ABC transporter ATP-binding protein: protein MTDKILEVRGLTKTYGGVKKRGAKKADPTLDVLKGIDLDIYRGDVVCLIGPSGCGKSTFLRCLNRLETPSSGSIKFEGVEVDEAHIDAVRQKMGMVFQHFNLFPHLTVKKNLELAPSLLKLKDKEAISARADELLARVGLADKANAYPKSLSGGQQQRIAIARALAMDPDVILFDEPTSALDPEMVGEVLELMKELAHTGITMLVVTHEMGFAREVSNRVIFIDGGKIQEDEPPQELFTNPKHPRLKAFLSKML, encoded by the coding sequence GTGACCGATAAGATTTTGGAAGTACGCGGCCTGACCAAGACCTATGGCGGCGTAAAGAAGCGCGGCGCAAAAAAGGCCGACCCTACGCTGGACGTGCTGAAGGGCATCGACCTTGATATCTACCGCGGCGATGTGGTGTGCCTGATCGGCCCTTCCGGCTGCGGCAAGTCCACCTTTCTGCGCTGCCTGAACCGGCTGGAGACCCCTTCCTCCGGCTCTATCAAGTTTGAGGGCGTCGAGGTGGACGAAGCACACATTGACGCCGTGCGCCAGAAGATGGGCATGGTGTTCCAGCACTTCAACCTGTTCCCCCACCTGACCGTGAAAAAGAACCTTGAGCTGGCACCCAGCCTGCTGAAGCTGAAGGACAAGGAAGCCATCTCTGCCCGCGCAGACGAGCTGCTGGCTCGCGTGGGTCTGGCCGACAAGGCCAACGCCTACCCCAAGAGCCTCTCCGGCGGCCAGCAGCAGCGCATCGCCATTGCCCGCGCGCTGGCAATGGATCCGGACGTGATCCTGTTCGATGAGCCCACCAGCGCCCTTGACCCCGAGATGGTGGGCGAGGTACTGGAACTAATGAAGGAGCTGGCACACACCGGCATCACCATGCTGGTGGTCACCCACGAAATGGGCTTTGCCCGCGAGGTGTCCAACCGGGTCATCTTCATTGACGGTGGCAAAATTCAGGAGGATGAGCCGCCGCAGGAGCTGTTCACCAACCCCAAGCACCCCCGCCTGAAAGCCTTCCTCTCCAAGATGCTGTAA
- a CDS encoding basic amino acid ABC transporter substrate-binding protein, with product MKKISRRSFMAAAVVSVAALAMTACGGSASSAASSVASSAASSEAASSAAAAELTTVEAGKLTMATNATFPPYEMTTDSGELEGIDVDTAKAIAEKLGLELQIDDMDFDAALLSVQQGKADIVMAGVTVTDERKAVMDFSDSYATGIQSIIVPNDSDIASPDDLAGKKIGTQRGTTGYIYCSDDFGEDSVVAYDSGLTAVQALNNGQVDAVVIDNAPATEYVAANPGLKVLDTSYAEEDYAIGMAKGSALEDAVNKALEELKADGTLQAIVDKYINAN from the coding sequence ATGAAAAAGATCTCTCGCCGCAGCTTCATGGCTGCCGCTGTCGTTTCCGTTGCTGCTCTGGCTATGACCGCCTGCGGCGGTTCCGCAAGCTCTGCTGCTTCTTCTGTGGCAAGCTCTGCCGCTTCCTCCGAGGCTGCTTCTTCCGCCGCTGCTGCTGAACTGACCACCGTGGAGGCTGGTAAGCTGACCATGGCTACCAACGCCACCTTCCCCCCGTACGAGATGACCACCGACTCCGGTGAGCTCGAGGGCATCGATGTGGACACCGCCAAGGCCATTGCTGAGAAGCTGGGTCTGGAGCTGCAGATCGATGACATGGACTTTGACGCCGCACTGCTCAGCGTGCAGCAGGGCAAGGCCGACATCGTGATGGCTGGCGTTACCGTGACCGACGAGCGCAAGGCTGTGATGGACTTCTCTGACAGCTACGCCACCGGCATCCAGTCCATCATTGTTCCGAACGATTCCGACATTGCTTCTCCCGATGATCTGGCCGGCAAGAAGATCGGTACCCAGCGCGGCACCACCGGCTACATCTACTGCTCCGATGACTTCGGCGAGGACTCTGTTGTGGCCTACGACAGCGGCCTGACCGCCGTGCAGGCACTGAACAACGGTCAGGTGGATGCAGTGGTCATCGACAACGCTCCCGCTACGGAGTACGTTGCCGCCAACCCCGGCCTGAAGGTGCTGGATACCAGCTACGCCGAGGAAGATTACGCCATCGGCATGGCAAAGGGTTCTGCACTGGAGGACGCTGTCAACAAGGCTCTGGAGGAGCTGAAGGCTGACGGCACTCTGCAGGCCATCGTGGACAAGTACATCAACGCAAACTAA
- the leuC gene encoding 3-isopropylmalate dehydratase large subunit — protein sequence MGMTLTQKILAAHAGLPEVKAGQLINAKLDIVLGNDITTPVAINEFERAGFDRVFDKEHIAIVLDHFVPNKDIKSATQSKQCREFANKYDILNFYDVGQMGIEHALLPEKGIVTAGDCVIGADSHTCTYGALGAFSTGVGSTDMAAGMATGMAWFKVPSAIKFVLTGKFNPRVSGKDLILHIIGMIGVDGALYKSMEFTGPGVAGLTMDDRLCICNMAIEAGAKNGIFPVDEVTKAYLAGRSQRPPVFYEADPDAVYEKTIEIDLGALEPTVSYPHLPENTHVASEGKDIKIDQVVIGSCTNGRLEDMEAAYNILKGKHIAKGVRGIIIPATMAVYKECILRGWTTAFIDAGCIVSTPTCGPCLGGYMGILAAGERCVSTTNRNFVGRMGHVDSEVYLASPATAAASALTGYITDPRTV from the coding sequence ATGGGAATGACCCTGACGCAGAAGATCCTTGCCGCACACGCCGGACTGCCGGAGGTCAAGGCAGGCCAGCTCATCAACGCAAAGTTGGACATTGTGCTGGGCAACGATATCACCACCCCGGTGGCCATCAACGAGTTTGAGCGCGCCGGTTTCGACCGTGTGTTTGATAAAGAGCATATCGCTATCGTGCTGGACCACTTTGTACCCAACAAGGATATCAAGAGCGCTACCCAGTCCAAGCAGTGCCGGGAGTTTGCCAATAAGTACGATATCCTCAACTTCTACGATGTAGGCCAGATGGGCATCGAGCACGCGCTGCTGCCGGAAAAAGGCATCGTCACCGCCGGTGACTGCGTGATCGGCGCGGACAGCCACACATGTACCTACGGTGCGCTGGGTGCCTTCTCCACCGGCGTAGGCTCTACCGATATGGCCGCAGGCATGGCCACCGGCATGGCATGGTTCAAGGTGCCCTCTGCCATCAAGTTCGTGCTTACCGGCAAATTCAATCCCCGGGTGTCCGGCAAGGACCTGATCCTACACATCATCGGCATGATCGGTGTGGACGGTGCACTGTATAAGTCTATGGAGTTCACCGGCCCGGGCGTGGCAGGGCTTACCATGGACGACCGCCTGTGCATCTGCAATATGGCGATTGAGGCCGGTGCCAAGAACGGCATCTTCCCGGTGGATGAGGTGACCAAGGCTTATCTTGCAGGCCGCAGCCAGCGCCCGCCGGTGTTCTACGAGGCCGACCCCGATGCTGTGTACGAAAAGACCATCGAGATCGATCTCGGCGCACTGGAACCCACCGTCAGCTACCCCCATCTGCCTGAGAACACCCATGTTGCCAGCGAGGGCAAGGACATCAAGATCGATCAGGTGGTCATCGGCAGCTGCACCAACGGCCGCTTAGAGGACATGGAAGCCGCCTACAACATCCTCAAGGGCAAGCACATCGCCAAGGGCGTGCGCGGCATCATCATCCCCGCTACCATGGCTGTTTATAAGGAATGCATCCTGCGTGGCTGGACCACCGCCTTTATCGATGCGGGCTGCATTGTATCCACCCCCACCTGCGGCCCCTGTCTGGGCGGCTACATGGGCATTCTGGCAGCGGGCGAGCGCTGCGTTTCCACCACCAACCGCAACTTTGTGGGACGCATGGGTCATGTGGACAGCGAGGTCTATCTGGCCTCTCCCGCCACCGCCGCCGCCAGCGCCCTGACCGGCTATATCACCGACCCGCGCACGGTCTGA
- a CDS encoding amino acid ABC transporter permease: protein MAAQYELLKELLNSGTKLSFGQDFFFKFYQAFLLKDRWMQYINGVGTTLLVTALALALGVVLGSVVALVRVTHDQQRPGHKNAVLGFFNAVCQVYTTIIRGTPMMVQLLIMSMVIFANSRNFTMVGALTLGINSGAYVSEIIRGGLMAVDPGQMEAGRSLGLNYMTTMVVIIIPQAIRAVLPALGNEFIILLKDTSLITTIGGKELLYAAQGIMNRTYEAMFPLLGVALIYLILVMLFTWLLGKFERRLAQSDR from the coding sequence ATGGCTGCGCAATACGAACTGCTCAAAGAGCTGCTCAACAGCGGCACAAAGCTAAGCTTTGGACAGGATTTCTTTTTTAAATTTTATCAGGCCTTTCTGCTGAAGGACCGCTGGATGCAGTACATCAACGGTGTGGGCACCACCCTGCTGGTCACCGCACTGGCGCTGGCGCTGGGCGTAGTGCTGGGCAGCGTGGTGGCGCTGGTGCGCGTGACCCACGACCAGCAGCGCCCCGGCCACAAAAATGCGGTGCTGGGCTTTTTTAACGCGGTGTGTCAGGTGTACACCACCATCATCCGCGGCACGCCTATGATGGTGCAGCTGCTGATCATGAGCATGGTCATTTTTGCCAACAGCCGCAACTTTACTATGGTGGGTGCACTGACCTTGGGCATCAATTCCGGCGCGTATGTATCCGAGATCATCCGCGGTGGCCTGATGGCTGTGGACCCCGGCCAGATGGAAGCCGGGCGCAGCCTTGGCCTGAACTACATGACCACCATGGTGGTCATCATCATCCCGCAGGCCATCCGTGCGGTGCTGCCTGCACTGGGCAACGAGTTTATCATCCTGCTCAAGGATACCTCCCTGATCACCACCATCGGCGGCAAGGAGCTGCTGTATGCTGCACAGGGCATTATGAACCGTACCTACGAAGCCATGTTCCCCCTGCTGGGCGTTGCACTGATCTACCTGATCCTTGTTATGCTGTTTACATGGCTGCTGGGCAAGTTTGAGAGGAGGCTGGCACAAAGTGACCGATAA
- a CDS encoding 2-isopropylmalate synthase — MMDATKYAPGYYPVPAGYDSWVKKDHIEKAPAWCSVDLRDGNQALIVPMSLAEKLEFFQMLVKIGFKEIEVGFPAASETEYEFLRTLIEKDMIPADVTVQVLTQCRDHIIRRTFEAVKGAPRAVIHFYNSTSVAQREQVFHKSKEEIKQIAVDGAKLVKQLSEEYEGNFLFEYSPESFTGTEVDYAVEVCNAVLDIMQPTPERPMIINLPVTVEMSMPHVYANQIEYCDKHLKYRDSVIISTHPHNDRGTGVACAELAVLAGAQRVECCLFGNGERTGNVDAVTLAMNMYSHGVDPKLDFSDMPAICATYERVTRMHIYERTPYAGQLVFAAFSGSHQDAIAKGMAYRKQTGEHRWTCPYIPVDPHDIGRTYDADVIRINSQSGKGGIGFVLEQNYGYNLPPKMREALGYKVKSVSDHSHKELSAAEVLHIFEDTYLNRAKPLNVVEAHFAQVNGITATVTLELNGQRKVVTSVGNGRLDAVANAIQSATGMDFHLENYSEHSLDEGSTSRAASYVGLVWGDNTVTWGAGTDTDIIVAGIRALVSAINNR; from the coding sequence ATGATGGACGCTACCAAGTACGCACCGGGGTACTACCCGGTACCCGCCGGTTATGACAGCTGGGTAAAAAAGGACCATATTGAAAAGGCTCCCGCATGGTGCAGCGTGGATCTGCGGGACGGCAATCAGGCACTGATCGTGCCCATGAGCCTTGCAGAAAAGCTGGAGTTCTTCCAGATGCTGGTGAAGATCGGCTTCAAGGAGATCGAGGTGGGCTTCCCCGCCGCCAGCGAGACCGAGTACGAGTTCCTGCGCACCCTGATCGAAAAGGACATGATCCCCGCCGACGTTACCGTGCAGGTGCTGACCCAGTGCCGCGACCACATCATCCGCCGCACCTTCGAGGCAGTCAAGGGTGCACCCCGGGCGGTGATCCACTTCTACAACTCCACCTCCGTGGCACAGCGGGAGCAGGTATTCCACAAGTCCAAGGAGGAGATCAAGCAGATCGCCGTGGACGGCGCAAAGCTGGTCAAGCAGCTCAGTGAGGAATACGAGGGCAACTTCCTGTTTGAGTACAGTCCCGAAAGCTTTACCGGCACCGAGGTAGATTACGCCGTAGAGGTGTGCAACGCCGTGCTGGATATCATGCAGCCCACCCCGGAGCGCCCCATGATCATCAACCTGCCGGTGACCGTGGAGATGAGCATGCCCCATGTGTACGCCAACCAGATCGAGTATTGCGACAAGCACCTGAAGTACCGCGACAGCGTGATCATCTCCACCCACCCCCACAACGACCGCGGCACCGGCGTAGCCTGCGCAGAGTTGGCAGTGCTGGCGGGCGCACAGCGCGTGGAGTGCTGCTTGTTCGGCAACGGCGAGCGTACCGGCAATGTGGACGCCGTAACGCTGGCGATGAATATGTACAGCCACGGCGTAGACCCCAAGCTGGACTTCTCGGATATGCCTGCCATCTGCGCCACCTACGAGCGGGTGACCCGGATGCACATCTACGAGCGCACCCCCTACGCCGGACAGCTGGTGTTTGCCGCCTTCTCCGGCAGCCATCAGGACGCCATTGCCAAGGGCATGGCGTACCGCAAGCAGACCGGCGAGCACCGCTGGACCTGCCCCTACATCCCGGTGGACCCCCACGACATCGGCCGCACCTACGACGCCGACGTCATCCGCATCAACAGCCAGAGCGGCAAGGGCGGCATCGGCTTTGTGCTGGAGCAGAACTACGGCTACAACCTGCCCCCCAAGATGCGGGAGGCGCTGGGCTACAAGGTCAAGAGCGTGTCCGACCACAGCCACAAGGAGTTGAGCGCCGCCGAGGTGCTGCACATCTTCGAGGATACCTACCTCAACCGTGCAAAGCCGCTGAACGTGGTGGAAGCCCACTTTGCACAGGTGAACGGCATTACCGCCACGGTCACGCTGGAGCTGAACGGCCAGCGCAAGGTGGTCACCTCGGTGGGCAATGGCCGTCTGGATGCCGTAGCCAACGCCATCCAGAGCGCCACCGGCATGGACTTCCATCTGGAAAACTACTCGGAGCACAGTCTGGACGAGGGCTCCACCTCCCGCGCAGCCTCCTATGTGGGGCTTGTCTGGGGCGATAACACAGTCACATGGGGTGCCGGTACCGACACCGACATCATCGTGGCCGGTATCCGCGCCCTTGTCAGCGCGATCAATAATCGATAA
- the leuD gene encoding 3-isopropylmalate dehydratase small subunit: MNARGSVFKYPDNVDTDVIIPARHLNTQDAKELASHCMEDIDKDFVNRVQPGDIMVGGWNFGCGSSREHAPLCIKTAGIAVVIAKSFARIFYRNSINIGLPIMECPEAVDAIEAGDTVRVDFDTGVITDETNGKVFHAEPFPPFIQNIISAGGLMKAIQK; this comes from the coding sequence ATGAACGCAAGAGGTTCTGTTTTCAAATACCCGGATAACGTGGATACCGACGTTATCATCCCGGCACGCCACCTGAACACGCAGGACGCCAAGGAACTTGCCAGCCACTGCATGGAGGATATCGACAAGGACTTTGTGAACCGGGTGCAGCCCGGCGATATCATGGTGGGCGGCTGGAACTTTGGCTGCGGCTCCTCCCGCGAGCACGCACCCCTGTGCATCAAGACTGCCGGTATCGCGGTGGTCATCGCCAAGAGCTTTGCCCGCATCTTCTACCGCAACAGCATCAACATTGGTCTGCCCATCATGGAGTGCCCGGAGGCTGTGGACGCCATCGAGGCAGGGGACACCGTTCGGGTAGACTTTGACACCGGCGTCATCACCGACGAGACCAACGGCAAGGTGTTCCACGCCGAGCCCTTCCCGCCCTTTATCCAGAACATCATCTCCGCCGGCGGCCTGATGAAGGCCATTCAGAAATAA
- the leuB gene encoding 3-isopropylmalate dehydrogenase, whose product MEKNIAVIWGDCSSPEIVKQTLRVLDKVAEKYGHTFHYTAAAMGGEAIDKYGDPLPQHELDKCLAADSVLLGAVGGPKWEGLPGEQRPEKGLLRLRAGMGLYANNRPAKIWPQLAPASPLKPEIVAQGIDFIIVRELIGGVYFGNHETHTLENGEKQAVDTMPYAEHEIERIGRIGFETARKRRKKLCCVDKANVLDTSRLWRTVMHRLQAEYPDVEYSEMFVDNCAMQIVKNPAQFDVIVTENMFGDILSDEASMITGSIGMIPSSSLGDGTRGLYEPIHGSAPDIAGKDIVNPTACILSAAMMLRYSFGMAEEADAIENAVSRVLDKGLRTADNMSDGCTCLGCTAMGDAILAEI is encoded by the coding sequence ATGGAAAAAAATATTGCTGTCATCTGGGGCGATTGCTCCAGCCCGGAGATCGTAAAGCAGACCCTCCGGGTGCTGGATAAGGTGGCCGAAAAGTACGGCCATACCTTCCACTACACCGCTGCCGCCATGGGCGGCGAAGCCATTGATAAATACGGCGACCCGCTGCCCCAGCACGAGCTGGACAAGTGCCTTGCCGCCGACAGCGTGCTGCTGGGCGCGGTAGGCGGTCCCAAGTGGGAGGGGCTGCCCGGAGAACAGCGGCCGGAAAAGGGTCTGCTGCGGCTGCGCGCCGGGATGGGGCTGTACGCCAACAACCGTCCTGCTAAGATCTGGCCGCAGCTGGCACCTGCCAGCCCCTTAAAGCCCGAGATCGTGGCACAGGGCATTGACTTTATCATCGTGCGGGAGCTGATCGGCGGCGTGTACTTCGGCAATCACGAGACCCACACGCTGGAAAACGGCGAAAAGCAGGCTGTGGACACCATGCCCTATGCAGAGCACGAGATCGAGCGCATTGGCCGCATCGGCTTCGAGACCGCCCGCAAGCGCCGCAAAAAGCTGTGCTGCGTGGATAAGGCCAATGTGCTGGACACCAGCCGCCTGTGGCGCACCGTGATGCACCGGCTGCAGGCCGAGTACCCGGATGTGGAGTACAGCGAGATGTTCGTGGACAACTGCGCCATGCAGATCGTGAAGAACCCCGCGCAGTTCGACGTGATTGTCACCGAGAATATGTTCGGCGATATCCTGTCGGACGAGGCTTCCATGATCACCGGTTCCATCGGCATGATCCCGTCCTCCAGTCTTGGCGACGGCACCCGGGGCCTGTATGAGCCCATCCACGGCTCCGCCCCGGACATTGCAGGCAAGGACATCGTAAACCCCACTGCCTGTATCCTGTCCGCCGCTATGATGCTGCGGTACTCTTTTGGCATGGCAGAGGAAGCCGATGCCATTGAGAACGCTGTGAGCCGTGTGTTGGATAAGGGTCTGCGCACCGCCGATAACATGAGCGATGGCTGCACCTGCCTTGGCTGCACCGCCATGGGTGATGCCATTCTGGCAGAGATTTAA
- a CDS encoding nitroreductase family protein → MNAMELLTTRRTYRRFAQKPVPQDVVDDIVQAVRLSSCGANRQAVRLVLVQSPEMVAKVQPLVKWAGYLPPEQGTPKADELPTFYAAVVQDTAISGDLATDTGIALANMTLAAWDKGVGSCIMGAIDKPALTALLGIEEPQKLAFMVAFGYPTHKASIVPMTEQTGVKYYLDENRDYCVPKRSAEEIARSL, encoded by the coding sequence ATGAACGCAATGGAACTTCTGACTACCCGCCGCACCTATCGCCGGTTTGCGCAAAAGCCTGTGCCGCAGGACGTGGTGGACGATATCGTACAGGCCGTACGGCTGTCCTCCTGCGGGGCAAACCGGCAGGCGGTGCGGCTGGTGCTGGTGCAAAGCCCGGAGATGGTGGCCAAGGTGCAGCCGCTGGTCAAGTGGGCTGGCTACCTGCCGCCGGAGCAGGGCACGCCCAAGGCGGACGAGCTGCCCACCTTCTATGCAGCCGTGGTGCAGGATACCGCCATCTCCGGCGACCTTGCCACCGACACCGGCATTGCACTGGCCAACATGACCCTTGCCGCATGGGACAAGGGTGTGGGCAGCTGCATCATGGGCGCGATCGATAAGCCCGCCCTGACCGCGCTGCTGGGCATTGAGGAGCCGCAGAAGCTGGCCTTTATGGTGGCTTTCGGCTACCCCACCCACAAAGCCAGCATCGTACCCATGACCGAGCAGACCGGCGTAAAGTACTATCTGGACGAAAACCGCGACTACTGCGTGCCCAAGCGCAGCGCGGAGGAGATCGCAAGAAGCCTGTAA